ccctgatgctgggaaagattgagggcaggaggagaaggggaagacagtggatgagatggttggatgacatcatggactcagtggacatgggtttgggtagactccggcaattggtgatggatatggaggcctggcatgctgcgtttcatgggcttgcaaagagttggatacgactgagcgactgaactgaactgaactcttagaAATCAGGGATAACTATTAAGAAGAACAGTAGttctggaaaaaatattccaATGGGTCActtcttagaaaaaaatgattaatcattactgaaaaaaaaaggggTTATGTTCCAGGATTATGTATGTTACTGAAAGCAAGAAATATGATGATTGAATTAAAAGGGGAGAAAGGCAAACAGGTGTTAGGTTGATTCCCAATGAAAATACTGTTCAAATATTGTAGAGGGCTGATGGAACTAAATTCTGAGGTTCTTTTTTGTGGAAATGTTTCTTTCTTACACCTTTGTcgatttataatgttttaaaatgatagtCATCTAACAAATTTTCCTTTGATCCCTGAATACTCATGTTTGCCTCCATCTTTATTTAACCTGGTCATCAATTATtgcagaataaagaaaatgatgtgGGCCAGCCAGCTTCACGCCCCAGAGCTATCAAACCTGGTTCATAGAATCCACGTTTTCAAGTCTGGctctttgttttcagaaaaaaaaaaaaatgtcagtagGGTGGCTAGAGGGAAAGACATTTCCCCCTCCTAACCGAGGGCTAATGAGCTGTCAGTCTATTACTTAGAATCCTGTTGAGAGATTTGTGTGAACAATTGAAAAAGTTTATCTGATGATTAACCAGTTGTGAAATTTAGCACCAAGTATTTGATTCTTAAGGTGAGGGGATTACTTGGGAATTGTGAGTTTCCATGTGTGGAAAAGGAGACTATACTCCCTTTACTGTTACCATGCAAAAATCAACAACCCCAACTATATCTCAGTAATAGGAGCGTCCTCTTCTCAATGAACATAAcattcctctatttcttcctttctctttcttacaacttttatgtatttctttggctgctcctgtgtgtgtgtgtgtgtatgtgtgtgtgtgtagcctaATAGCCTGAACTTTGGTTAAACGTATACATTAATTTTTACCTGATACACTTCTCTCttaaagaggagaaggaggagaaggggacgacagaggatgagttggctggatggtatcactgacttgatggacatgagtttgagcaagcttcgggagttttggtgatggaaagggaagcctggcatgctgcagtccatggggtcacaaagagttggatacgactgagcaactgaactctcTCTTAAAAACATGTCAGTTCTATCTCAGCACAAAGCAGATGCACCACAGATGTTAGCTTACTCTCGCCCTAATAACAGTGATGGGAAATCCAGGCAAAGACGTGTTGTTTTCACTACTACTGCTCCTTAAATCTCAGACGATAAAGTGTCAGCTAATTACCCCCTGGGTCCCTGGCTTTCAGTGGAGCCTTCTAAAATACACAAAACCAAAATGAAGACAGAACACTATTAGCACTCCATAATTCAAGCAAACAAGAGATGTGTTTACTCTGCCTGGCTACTGACCACCTGCCTTCCCATCCCACAAGGCAGGTATCCATATATAGCATCTCCCCGGTCACAGTCCTGTAGGGAGTGAACCTCTTTCTGGGCCTCACAGTCTGTGAATCTTCAAGAAGCGGGCCCCGACAGCATGCATGTTCTCTTCCTTCAGCTGCTGGTGCTCCTGCCTCTAGGGGAGGCTGTACAGCACGGGGATGGTCGCCAGAGGCAGAGTTCTATCTCCCTCACGCTCCTAGAAAGGAATCGCAGAGAGCTCTCCATGGGCACtcaggaggaagcagaggagaagCCAGATCTGTTTGTGGCCGTGCCACACCTGATAGGTGCCAGCCCTGCAGAGGAgggccagaggcagagagaaaagatgCTGTCCAGGTTTGGGAGATTCTGGAAGAAGCCTGAGAGAGAGCTGCACCCATCCCAGGGCTTGGTCAGTGAGCAGATCTTCCCTGGGACTTGGGGCCTCACTCAGCCCAAGGGTAGGATGCCGACGGAGAAATCTCCTCTCCGGGAAGAAGCCAAGAAATTCTGGCACCACTTCATGTTCAGAATGAGTCCAGCTTCTCAGGGGATCATCCTGCCTATCAAAAGCCATGAAGTGCATCAGGAGACCTGTAGGACAGTGCCCTTCAGCCAGGTATTTGttctgggtgggggcggggatcCAGATTTTCAGGAGGGAGTGGACAGCTGGGATGGGTGAAAAGCAGGGGACGAGTGTGCCAGGAGTCTGAGTCTCACCTAATTTCCAGATTTGGTCCCTGGACCTTCATCATGGGATTTGGCAAAGTATGCTCATATTCCCTAAATTTCTTTCTAACCTTGGAAATGCTGCAAAGATGGTATGATGGTACTGCTAATGTTAGTAATCATTCATATTGATCACACAGAgccttttttttggtttgttttatttatttgtttttaaactggtGTGGTCTATCTGGAGAATTAATTGACTGTCCCTCCAGTTACGAAATTGGGAACTTAGAGTGATC
This is a stretch of genomic DNA from Bos javanicus breed banteng chromosome 8, ARS-OSU_banteng_1.0, whole genome shotgun sequence. It encodes these proteins:
- the CER1 gene encoding cerberus, which codes for MHVLFLQLLVLLPLGEAVQHGDGRQRQSSISLTLLERNRRELSMGTQEEAEEKPDLFVAVPHLIGASPAEEGQRQREKMLSRFGRFWKKPERELHPSQGLVSEQIFPGTWGLTQPKGRMPTEKSPLREEAKKFWHHFMFRMSPASQGIILPIKSHEVHQETCRTVPFSQTITHEDCEKVVVQNNLCFGKCGSLPFPEAVQNPHTFCSHCLPAKFTTRHLQLNCTNLAMVIKVVMLVEECQCMVKTEHQHGYPAQAGFRAEFHVQDPFIPGFST